GGGTTATATATGTATCAGTTGACACTCGACTCAAGTGATCTTGTCAACGTATGAGTTAGGGAGAACATGTATGGCCCTAGACAGACTAATCTTATCTTGTCATGACCTCTGACCACCGAGCACAAGCAGACGGTTTCCACCCATTCATATAACCTCAATCCTCTACCTCGCATCATATGGCGCGGCACACTTCTTGAAGTTGGTGCCCTATCAGCGGCCAACCGACCAAACTGAGTGGGATTGCGCTTGGTGGGAGCCAGAACGCGCTGGAGTTTGTTTGACACGATCGGCCTCCGTTCCCTGACTATGATATTTTGAGATGGTACGATTAACAAAGAGCCGAGTGGTTGGCCTAGCCTGCCAACTTGCTCATTAATTTCCGCACAGCCATTGTCATGCAGGTGGGAATTTCCCTTTGTCTTGACCTAACACTCATTAAATGCAATTGGGATTTGAAGATGGCTACATTTGATTATACACACTACTTTAGCAAACAAGTCATCTTCTATTTTATTATATTTATTTACAtatttctctctctctgtcgTCCAAGCCCTAGGCAACCTAATCAAAAATGCAAATTTTGTGCAAATCTCAACTTAAAATTCGCATTTTTAATCTCGGAATGCAATTTTGCAGTCCCGCCACAGTGTGGCTGGtgccatcaacatcaccgcTCGGCGATCCACCTCCAACATTTCTCCAATCGTGTCGATATCGAACTGTAGACTTTAACAATAGCAATCCCCGACATCTACTCATGCAAGTCTTATAAACCAGTCATCTGATAAGCAGCGACGAGACACGTCTGACCCAGAACCCACAACCGACAATCAAACATCTACCCGTCTAAAACCACCCGCCATCGCAACATAGTGAATGAACCTGTTTGCATGTCCAATGCGCCTGCGCCCCGAATAAAAATATAAAAGCGCAATGGCCAGCACTCAACCCCAAAACCAAATCCCAGCAGCAACACTCAAAGCCCGCTCAAACTCAATCGTCGTCCCGAAAATGGCAGACGCGAAAGTCGAGCACGCCGTGACAGCACCGgcaccagcagcaccggCAGAATCCACCGATGCAAATGTCTGGACAACAGAGCGACAACTCGTTTCGTCGCTGGCGAAGTTGCAGAAACTTGAATCTATGGTACCCCTCCCTTCCTTTCCCTTTATATCAATGTTGAATTTGGGAATAATGGCTGATGAATGACCGCAGATCCACGACCTCCGCACCCTCCTCCCAGAACGACTACTGGAACCCCTTGTCCCAATAGTAAACCCACAGGTCCCAGCAAGCGGCAGCAAGGCACTCCCTAAATCCCCGCAAATGCTTTACGAGCAGCTTTCCTCCACAGCGCGCGCAGGCGTCGCCGAGGTGCAGTCTTTTCAGGATCTCTGGCGGAGTCCCGAACTCAAGGAAATCTGGGACCATGTTGACGCCAAGATCCAGGAGGGAAACGGGGTGTTGTTGCAGCCGAGTGGGATGTGGGAGCGGGATTATGGAGTGTTGCTtgaaggaattgagaaggaggaggatgcgCGGGGAGAAGAGGCGCGGAGAGCACAAGAAGACAGCGAACGCGCACaggtggatggggattggAGGAGGGTTGTTGAGGGGTTTGTGGGGAGGGGTGTTCCTGGTGTGCGGGTGGTTGGGGCGAAGGAGAGGGATGCAGTGCTTGTAGTGTTGGTTAAGGCGGGGATGGCGTTTGAGGTGCAGAGCCGCGATGGTGAGGAGGGGTTGAAGTGGGTGGTTAGCAGTAAGGTCGCGCCTGGGAAGCCGGTGAGCAAGCTTGAAGCTGCGGTTGTGGATTGTTTGAATTCGCGTCAGCGACAGTGGGATCTTGCTTTCGTCTTGGTACGTCCATGCCCCTGTCCTGGATCAACATACATACAAAATTAACAACAACAGGACATGATAATCTCCTACACAACCATCAAACAAACCCCCTGTGCAAAATGCACCAAAATGACCGACTCAACTGCCCAACTCCCGACCATCCGTCGCCAGTCTCCTCCGCCCCAATCAACCTGGGAAGCCTTCCACCCAGCATGCCTCTAACCTACCCACAATCACAGCAACGCGCATGCCCCCCATACACAACATCATGCCAATACCCGGCCGGATACATATCCCCATTCTTATCCCAATACCTTACTGGAATAACATGCCTCTTCCCCCTCCCCGTCCATCCGCCATGGCCCTCCAAATCTCCAGAACAATGCTCAACCCGACTCCACGTCCCGCTGTCAGGTACGGCATACCGCCTCGTCCGGAAATCGTACCGCTCATTCGGCTTGCGCGTTGTCCAGGGGAATGCCGAGGCGTACACGTatctcgtcttcttctctccagATCCGGctgtgttggtgttggtgctggAAGGGTGTATATCGTCCCACCGTGCCCAAGCACAATCCCGTTTCCGCGGAGGACGTTGTTCGATTGGTGCCGCGAGTTCGACCTCTCTCTTCTTGCTGTCCCTACTCTTGTTCTTGTCCTTGGTGCTGCTGATCCGTCCAACGAAAATATCCGGCCCTCTGTTCCTGAGGATATCGAAGAGGCGCCAGCGGTGCGGCCAGTGTGAGGGGTTTCCGGGACGGGGGTCTTTGGGCCAGATCCAGCCGTGGGATGAGGGCATTTTCGTTCGTTTTTGGGGTGGTTGTCGTGTGGCTGTGTTGGTTTGGGAGAATCGTTTTGAAGTGGTCGGGTTCGATGGAGGGTGTATGCTTCCATTTTTATGGTGGGTGGTTCTGGTCTTGGTACAATGTTCCGTTTGGAAAACGATAACTGGTCTTGGTTTGATACTTAATACTACAATGGACAATGAACAAACTAAGATGGGAAGAAAGGCAAGTTAGCTTCATCTATCCGTAGAGTTTTGAGACATGGCACCTCCGTTGTCTACGTCCGTCCGCGGCGTCCCTAATTGGGGCTATGGGACGGTGTAAAAAGACCGTTGTTTGTACCGCATCTGCGTAAAGCTTCTTTATACAGCGTTGGCCTACATGAGGTTACTCTGTCTAGCTTTGGTttgtctgtcttgctatatgCTTTGTTTGACGGGGGTAAGCAACATGTGCATGAGACAGGGTTGTATCGGCGCCCAGTAACCAATCTCCAATTCTAGAAACGGAACAAGTTGCTATATGCCATTAATGCGTGCTGTATTAACTTAAATATATGCACCATGCGAGCCCATAACATCATTTACAACGCCATGCCATAATATAAATCAAATCAACATCTCTTTAAATCCGAAAAAACATCAAACTGCAAAAACACCATATCCACCAGCGAACCATGTGAAACTGAGTACCGTAAGAGTAACCATGCCCATAGCGAACCTCACAGCATGGCCATCGAGTTCCGGAAGCGCACCATTACACGTCGCGCATTTGTATTCTGCCTCCGTCAGCCCAACTATCCAGCAAAAATCCCAATCAGGTAAAAGGGGGAGGGAGGGACATACCATTCAACGGCGTATACGCCTGCGGCACATACATTCCAAAACTAAACTGATTCTGGGAACTCAAATGCCCCGCACTCGCCGTATCCCCAATCTCCGCATCCACGTCGTACACAATCAGCGTATACGTCGCGGTCAGCAGCGGCACCGTCGCGTTCGCCTGGTACTTGCCCGTGTCCCAGGTGACCTTGCCCGTCTCCGCGACGCTCATGTTGTTCGAGATGGTGTAGGTTGCGTCGTTCATGCTGCAGGAGGCGACGACGTTGATGGCGGAGGGGGTTACGGCGAGCGAGGTGTAGTTCCAGGCAAAGGTGACTTTTTCGCCGATTTTATAGTAGGAGGTTGCGCCTTGGGTGGGGGTGAGCATGGAGATGCCGCCGGCGCCCATGCGCGGGTCGATGGAGGTACTGCTGCTGGAGGATTGGGTTTTGGAGGCAGTTCCTGTTGCGCTTGCGGTATTGGTGTTTGTGTTTGTGCCAGTGATATCGCTTTCACTGGCAGGTTCAGTAGCGGATTCGGTTGCAGAGGCAGTATCTGAATCGGTCGCAGTCGCAGAGGCTTCAGTGGTAGAGGCAGCGTCGCCGGTGACTGCTTCTGCAGTAGTCGTGTCTGAAGAGTTAGCTTATGTCGATATTCAAAATACAGTGCGGCTCACCATCTCGTCTTGCTATCTCCCCCGAATCCCCCTGATAACTAGCAACCACCCCCAACAGCATGCACAGCACACTGAAAAACACAAAGAACCGCATATTGATCGTCCCGTAAATCACCGATCGACAGTGTCAACAATGCGATATCCGGGGATCGGACAGGATCAATGAGCCTCTTCTGAGAGAGGATTTCGATGTCGATGCCAGGTGTAAATTTCGAAAAGAATTGTGCGAAACGAGGTTATTAAGAGTGGTGTATTAGAAACACCGGGGTAGCGAGTCAGATGGTGTCCGGTGAAACAGTATCGGGATGATGCGACACGGGTCGAATGATATGTACAGAGGATGTCAACGAGGAGGAATATACAGAAGCAGGATAACGAGTGACTATTGTTTATTAAGGTAGAGAATAGTGCATGATAGCACAAGAGAAAAGACAGAAACTGACAGAAAGGGTCTGGAGGATCGCTGGAGCTAACCCGATTGGGAGGATGTGAGACATCTATTTTTGGCCATACAAGAAGCAGAGTCGGAGTATTTTGCCAATTATTGAGCAATCATAACTAGTCCATATAGACAGATTACTATTGTACATTAAGTTCATAGTGATACAGCGACAACAGAGCCATAAGCAATCATATCCTCCATCCATATTTTACCTTTCGTCCATCATATCCCGATCGTAGTGTTTACAGATAAACAGCCTGCAACTCAACCTTGCTGCAGCTCGACGGCACATCCGCCTTAATCGGCTCATACAGGTAAAACAGCTGAGGGGCGTTGTGAACCCAGTCGCACACCAACCATCCCCCAAACCCATTCTGCTCACTCCACTTCAAATGCGCATTGTCCAGCTCGAAGCCGGAAGTGCCGTAACCGGTGTTGATTTGCACGGGCTGCCAGGCGCCGTAGTTGGTAGCCCCGACCATATTCACTCCCCAAGGAAACGGCGTCCCCAGGTCAAACTGCACGTTCGTCCCGTTGACAAACGCCTTGCTGGCGTCGTCTGCGTTGGCGCTGAGCACGGCGTCGTTGAGGCCTGCGCCCGTGTGGTAGGCGTAGACGTAGAGGTTGTTGTGGGCGGAGGCGTCGCTGGCGGTGGTCTTGAGGTGGAATTtcttggtggtgatggcTTCGTCGGAGGAGGCGCGGGAGATGAGGGGGGAGGCTGTGGCAGCGGTGGCCAGGAGGGTGGTTGTGAGGGAGGTGAGGAGCTTCATTGTTGTTTTCGTTGAGAATTGAGAATTTGGATTGAATGGAGTGTAGTAGTGAGCGGAGAGAAGAGTGTTGTTGGTGAGAGAAGGGGGAGTGGTATGTATTTATATCCTGCAGGACTCCTTTGATCGGAACCGACACGAGAAAAAGAGTTCAAGACATGGAGATACGATACGCAGTACGGGAGGCAATTTCGACCACAACAATCACCTACAAGGCTACAAAAAGCACTCATACTACTCATGTCGATCGCCTATTTTTATCTCCCCAGATACAGTAGAGATGAGGATGTGCACTACATCCACGGATCAAGTTCAGGGGTTGTGTGAATTTTCCGCTCGATGTAATCAGCCCGAGTCAAAATGTACAGTGTCTTATTGCAGATTGGCAAGATTGGCTATGTAGATTTATTGCATTGTGGTGCTTAGTGTGTGATTTTCAGGTTTTTATCTGTGAATTGTAGATTTGGTGTGTTTAGTCTGGTTTAGTTGGGTTGTGATGGTGTGCATGTTGGTCAGAGTGTCAGGTTGATGAATTGATGTCATTTCCAGTCGTGAACTGTGGATGGTTCATTGCTTCGTTTGTTTGGTTTGATGTCATTATCTTCTATTTTCTGTCGTTTGTATCATTATTTATGCTAGACTTGGGATTCGGTTCTAAGGCGACTACTCCGCATTCTCAAGCGTTGTAACCGGCCGGTATGTAGCAGCTCGCCTGCACAGTAGTATTCTCGAGATTCCGTATGATTCGAATTGATTTCTCTACTATGTACTATAAATTATGCATACCCCTATCTTATGCAGATGATCCCTGATGAAATGATCCATATCGATCCGTGGTCCAACCCCCAAAACAAACACCTCTATGCCCAAGCCAATGTAAACCAAACaaaacaagaaaacaaaaCCCTCGCCCCCTAGAACCCACTCAAAGGCCCAAACCCCACCAAATAATCGGAAAACATCGCAAACGGTGGGTTCCTCACTTCTTGGCGTACTCCCGTTTCAACACCCACTTCCCCCGTCCATTCCGACCCCCGGCTCCTGCTCCCCGCTCCAGCACCGCTATCCGCTTCAGCATCTCCTTAAACTCCGCTGTGCGCTGCGGTGTCGTGCAGAACCGGTTGAACTGGTTGACCAGACTTTGCGAATATGCGGACCCGCCTTGCGCCAGGATGAAATCCCGGATCATGTGTATGCTAAATCCGCCGGTGTCGGTGTCGGTTGCGGTAGAAGTGATGCTGCCCCTGGCAGTAGTATTACCTGTTGGAGTGCTAGTACCACTCCTCGGTGTTATTGTTGCAGAGCGCGCGGAAAGATTAGCCAATATGTTCGCAGACGAAGGGCCCGCCGCGCGACGACGGGCACTGCTACTACTCCCCCCGAACATTGACGAACGGTTTTGATCCTCCGGCCGTCCTGCGATCCCCGATTGCCCCGTCCACGTGGGCGTGCCAATGGGTACTGAGCGTGCTGCTTCGCCAGCCCTGCGTAGTTCTTCTGCGGCTTCGGCTGCGACGCGCTTGGCTTCTGCCTCGATGATCTTGGGGTCCGCTCGAACCGCTCGCTTGCCGTTGGGGTTTATGATTTGGTCGTGCTCTAGGGCGGAGTGGACGCCGGCTCGCGAGAATATGCCTTCCATTATGCGGGACTCGGTTTTATTATCATTGGCGTTGGGATCCGGGGTTGATGCGCTATTTGTTTCAGGCTCGGGTTCGTGGAATTTTTCCATTGATGCGATGCCGGTTACTTTGCTGAGGTCTTGAGTTTCTTCGGAATTTGTGTTTTCGTACTTGACTTCGGCGTCTTGGAACAGTTTGCTCGTTTCTGTTTGGCCATTTTCGTCGCCAAGTGTGAAGAGGTCGTGCAAGTCGCTCAGCTGGAAGGTCGATCGTTGCTTGGGATCTTTTAAGATCTTGTTCGTCAAGAACTGCTTGAAGATTTGTCGATGATAAATCTTCTCCTCGATAGTCCCGGCAGTCATCAAACGATAAACTGTGACATCGCGCTTCTGCCCAAGTCTCCATGCCCGCTCGCGCGCCTGCACATCCGTCGACGGATTCCAGTCCGGGTCGTAGATGATGACCCGATCGGCGCCAGTCAAATTCACGCCCAGCCCACCAACGCGAGTCGTCAGCAGGAAGACATGTAGGTTTGGGTCGTTGTTAAACTCGTCTACCATCGACTGTCGGAGCTTGATCGGTGTACTACCGTCCATGCGACGATACTGAAAGTCAGGCAGCGATCGGACGAGTTTCTCCAGAATGTCAAGCATGATGCGGTGTTGTGTGAATAGCAGGGTCTTATGGCCCGTGTCTTTCCACAAATGCAACAGCGACTTGACTACCTGCATCTTGCCGGACTGGCTGGCGCGCCCATAATTTGTATTTCCAGACGTGACCTTGCGATCCAAGAGATCCGGATGGTTGCAAATTTTGCGCAGTATATCAATACCAAACAATGCTTGACGCCGTCCTGTCAGTATAGACTGCATCTCCTCCGACCCCAGAAAAGCCTTGTACGCCTGCATCTGAGGCACCGTCAACTTGCAGAAAAGCACTTGCTCGCTCTTCTTTGGGAGATCCGCCGCCACGTCGATCTTGAATCGCTGCAGCAAATACGGGGTGATAGCATCCTTTAGCGTCTCGGCGCATTTGGCAGCCGTTTGCACTTGTAGGTTCGATGCATTCGCATATCCTCCCTGTCGAATAGGGAAGTCAAACTGGTTTCGAAAGTTGACTAGTGTTCCTAATCGCATAGGAAAGACGAAGTCAAACAGTGACCAGAGCTCTGTTAGGTTGTTCTGCATCGGGGTACCTGAGAGGATAATCCGATGCGGTGTTCGAAGCTCCTTGCAATGGAAGGTAATGGATGTATCAGGATTGCGGATCTTGTGTCCTTCGTCCAGGACTGCACATCCCCATTCCATAGGAATCAGCAGTGGCGCATACGTTTGTAGTCCAGCGTACGTAGTGACAAGAACGTGGCCCTCTTCTGCTACTCGCTTGGTAACTTTCCTCGCCGCTTTCTGGGCCCCGGTCAACCCAcgagcaccaccaccgctgTACTTCTGCGTGAGAAGCGCATCTTCTTGACTGCTCTCATTGCGGACATTCACCATTCCACTGCCCGAGGTGTGCAGAATCGAGACTCGAAACGGCGGCCACCAGCGATGAAACTCGTTCACCCATTGCTTCATCACCGTTGCCGGGCATACGACAAGCGCGGGTTTGGTGAACTGTTTGCTGTAATGTAAAGCCGCCAAATAGCCGATAACTTGGATAGTCTTCCCAAGGCCCATTTCATCACCGATGATGCCTCCTACATGTTGCTGGTGGAGCTCCCAAAGCCATTGCATTCCGGTTTTCTGGTAGTCGAACAGGTATTGATGGACATCGCCAGGTGCACGGTAGCCATTGTCATAGTCCAGATCAGGCACGGTCGGATGTGGCATGAACCATTCCTCGTCTTCTGGCTGTTCGTCTTCATTCTCGTCCTCCCCAGCTGCACGTCGGGCTTCCCGTGCACGTTTTCTGGCAGCACTTCTCCGGCTGACCCAATCCTGCAGTCTGGCTTGATagatttcttctcttccatcGTCTAACACACTGAGATCTTCTATCCCATCTTCAGGTTTGGTCACTTTCTTAGCACGTTTCTTGCctttctcttcgtcttcctccgcaACAAAGTCGTCGTCGCTTTCGCCTGCAACTTCTGATGCCACATAGCTTGCGGAATCTTCTTGATCTGAAGGGACTTCcgcctcttcttcttcacgcTTGATATGGCGATCCTCGGCACGGCTACGCTGTTGcaactttctcttcttcttcggacGATCCTCTGGTGCCTCCGAACTGACTTCAGTGCTTTCATCAAAACCAAACCCAGGACGTCTAAGGTCTCGATGCGACACATCCATTCTATTCTTCATTTGCTCCAGAGCTTCGCTTTCGTCACGCTCGTCCTCTGCATCCACTAGAGCATCCCGTAAACTAGCTAGAGGCCCCTCCTCAGGACCGCCGCTCATCTTGGCAAACGGTGTAATCTTTCCGGTCCGGATAAGGTAGTCCCTACGTGACTCGTTGGGCATTCTTCCTGTCCCGGTCACCTGGGAGGCCGTCTCCTGGCCTTCACGTCTGGCATCGATACGTTGTTGAATCTCTTCCAGGTCTTTCGCCAGTGATGAGTCCTGAGACCCAAGCTTCTGTATATCATTCTGTATGCGAGCTCGAGCGGCTGTTCCAACTGGCTGTGAAGCTCGTTGGTGTAGTCTCAGAATCTGTGCCTctatcttctccttctcatgACGGGTCTTTTCTAGTCTCTTGTTGTCGCGTTCGTCCGCTTGCTCGTTGAGCAGCCGGTCCGCCTGGAGAGGTTAGAGCTATACTGAGCTTCCATTGGCAGTATATCATACCTGGCGCGTAATGTCCCTTTCGAGATCATCTTGGTTGCGGACGTCAGCATGGAGCTCCCTCAAGCGGCTTGCCTCGTCCATGTCCGCTTGCTCCGGGGGGATTTCCTCTTTTAACTCCGGTGTTTCTGAGGAGACCGGTCCATCGTCTTGCGGGATAGTATTGAGAGGAGTCTCCTCTGTCCGCGCCTCTGGGTCCTCTTTCACGTGGTCCATGCTGCTGCGCTGTACTTTCTATATGACAAATTAAATCAAATAAATCAGAGGTGTACCCAACAAAGTCTGCCAGAGGCCAAAGTGTAGCTGCAATAaaacaaagaaaatggcTATAGATCTCTCGTAGTCATATCTGCGGCGGTGGCGTTGTCAGATTTTGAAGGGCTCAAGGGTGTTTAGAAATGACAGACTTACTGGTGAGTCGTACTTTGGGTAAATAAATGAAGTCCTTCCAGCGACCTCCAGATCCAGTATAAACCCTGTTGGCAGGTAGGCAGCAGAGATGGAGGCTCAACAGGTAACTATGCGAATGATCATGGCAGCAGACCGCCTTGATTGAGTGGCAGAATACAGCCACGTGACATTGATCTATTTACCGCCTTTCGGGGTCACGTCACGAAGAAACATGTTCAACATCGCAGAATAAAACATGGCAATTATACAAAGTATTCCGTGGCCttagaaaaagagagaaatgaATGTTCTGTACAATGACTGTGTGTAATGGCTATAGGGGCGAGGACTGTCTCACAGTCAATCATGTAATCCTTGCATGCGTCTAGGAAGATATAGATCGAGGCCACCAATGCCAGATGCACACCATGGATTCCTTCACACCGTGCACGAGCACCGCTACTTTTATATACATAGTAGACTTACAGCCAGAGCACATGCATTTTTATCTGATGGCCGTGCGAGATATCGCAACGGTCGAGGTTTATGTGTGATGGTAACCTCGTCATCATCCATACATCCACGAAATATATCCACGGATGAGGTTGAGTTAGGTGAGGCTGGTGCAGTTGTAGCTTACCTGTCTCAGTTGGATCCTAATTATACTAGTTCTCTATAATTATTCTGTCTCTAATATACTGCGTACTGTCTACTATCTACTGTCTACTGCCTACTCTTCAATTGTACATCTGTCTCCCGAGTCTCGCCCAACCGCCGCCTGAGGTCTCGCCAGTAACTCCACCTCACCTCCCTCACCTGGCAACGTCGACTCTgatttttcttctctccttttgTTTCCtctgttgtcgttgtcgtcgttGTTGTATATCGTTCTCTCTGTATCTGCACTCACTGTGCATTCCTGTTAACCGGGGTGCCTTTCCTATTGTGGCCCTGTATTTCAGTGCTTCTGGCCCCCCTCATCCGGATTTGCTCTCCCGGATCCAGCAGTTGACACcttcatttcttcttccctcgtTCACTGTTTCCCCCCTTACCCTCTTATTTCTCTTATTTCTCTCTTTTGCCCCTTTCGAGTTCATATCTCGAGGCGATCGTGCCTATTGGTGGCTGTGGCTGTGGCTTCATTTCCACTGGTGAATTGCGACCGCTCAACGATAGCAGTCCAACAGCCCACGAAAAACCGACCACTCACGAATCTCCCCGGGTATAATGCGGTGCGAAACAACTCAGAAGATCTAGTTCTCGAATCAATTCATCTGGGTGTCGCCTGCGTCGTGTCTGTCGCCCCTCTCGCCCGAATCTACCTCCTCTTTCCGGTACACACAAGATATCCGCCCGATCGATTGCGCTACGACGTGCGTGTGCCGTCCCCGCTGCTGTCATAGCCctccaccagcaccagcaccacctcCCATTACTGCTAAACTATAGAGTATTACGtattctgtactctgtactcaaGCCCTTCTTTCTTCGACTTGTTTCCTCAACGCGATCGCAGCAGAGACGGATGTTCAGTTTCGCCCTCGGACGGTAACGACGCCCATTCCCTCAAATTGCCTCCCGAGTCACCCCCTCGGAGACAACATTGCAGACATAATTGCTGGACAGGTGTTGGATTGGAACaacaagaagagaagatATGGATCCTCAGTGGCAGCCATATCAAGATCCCTTGATGGGTGGCCGTCCCGCGCAGTACAATAATGGATTGACGTCGACTCCCTCCAAATATGGCGCCCAGCCGGCTTCGTCCCAGCCACCTATGGGATACCAGTACGAGGCCTTCCAAACGCCCGCCGGCATGCCTTCTCGTGCCCTCTCGATGAATTCAGGCTCCAAACCCATGTCCATTGCCTCGTCGCCCACGGCGCCTCCACGGAATCGGGATTTCGTCCCTGATGCGGATACCATGATGGACGATAGCGACCCCTACAACCGGGCCAAATACTCGGTCAGAACGAACCATTACGCTCGACCATCCTCTCAATATTTTCCTACCGAGGAATCCACCGCCGCTCGCAGATATTCCCCGAAGAACGCTCTCTCCCCATCGGCCCCGTACAATGCTAGTCCGGGCAAGTCTCACAATCCATATGCTCTGCCGCCCGGTCAAAATAACAATCTTCGGCGCTCACCAACAAAGTCGTCGAATTACATGTCGCCGCCCCAGGCGTATCAGTCGCCTCTATGTGAGTACATTCGCGAAGGGTTTCTTTCCTTCAATCAT
This Aspergillus chevalieri M1 DNA, chromosome 3, nearly complete sequence DNA region includes the following protein-coding sequences:
- a CDS encoding DNA-dependent ATPase RAD26 (COG:L;~EggNog:ENOG410PHAN;~InterPro:IPR038718,IPR000330,IPR027417,IPR014001, IPR001650;~PFAM:PF00176,PF00271;~go_function: GO:0005524 - ATP binding [Evidence IEA]), with the translated sequence MDHVKEDPEARTEETPLNTIPQDDGPVSSETPELKEEIPPEQADMDEASRLRELHADVRNQDDLERDITRQADRLLNEQADERDNKRLEKTRHEKEKIEAQILRLHQRASQPVGTAARARIQNDIQKLGSQDSSLAKDLEEIQQRIDARREGQETASQVTGTGRMPNESRRDYLIRTGKITPFAKMSGGPEEGPLASLRDALVDAEDERDESEALEQMKNRMDVSHRDLRRPGFGFDESTEVSSEAPEDRPKKKRKLQQRSRAEDRHIKREEEEAEVPSDQEDSASYVASEVAGESDDDFVAEEDEEKGKKRAKKVTKPEDGIEDLSVLDDGREEIYQARLQDWVSRRSAARKRAREARRAAGEDENEDEQPEDEEWFMPHPTVPDLDYDNGYRAPGDVHQYLFDYQKTGMQWLWELHQQHVGGIIGDEMGLGKTIQVIGYLAALHYSKQFTKPALVVCPATVMKQWVNEFHRWWPPFRVSILHTSGSGMVNVRNESSQEDALLTQKYSGGGARGLTGAQKAARKVTKRVAEEGHVLVTTYAGLQTYAPLLIPMEWGCAVLDEGHKIRNPDTSITFHCKELRTPHRIILSGTPMQNNLTELWSLFDFVFPMRLGTLVNFRNQFDFPIRQGGYANASNLQVQTAAKCAETLKDAITPYLLQRFKIDVAADLPKKSEQVLFCKLTVPQMQAYKAFLGSEEMQSILTGRRQALFGIDILRKICNHPDLLDRKVTSGNTNYGRASQSGKMQVVKSLLHLWKDTGHKTLLFTQHRIMLDILEKLVRSLPDFQYRRMDGSTPIKLRQSMVDEFNNDPNLHVFLLTTRVGGLGVNLTGADRVIIYDPDWNPSTDVQARERAWRLGQKRDVTVYRLMTAGTIEEKIYHRQIFKQFLTNKILKDPKQRSTFQLSDLHDLFTLGDENGQTETSKLFQDAEVKYENTNSEETQDLSKVTGIASMEKFHEPEPETNSASTPDPNANDNKTESRIMEGIFSRAGVHSALEHDQIINPNGKRAVRADPKIIEAEAKRVAAEAAEELRRAGEAARSVPIGTPTWTGQSGIAGRPEDQNRSSMFGGSSSSARRRAAGPSSANILANLSARSATITPRSGTSTPTGNTTARGSITSTATDTDTGGFSIHMIRDFILAQGGSAYSQSLVNQFNRFCTTPQRTAEFKEMLKRIAVLERGAGAGGRNGRGKWVLKREYAKK
- a CDS encoding RNA polymerase II mediator complex subunit MED27 domain-containing protein (COG:S;~EggNog:ENOG410PU5B;~InterPro:IPR021627;~PFAM:PF11571;~go_component: GO:0016592 - mediator complex [Evidence IEA]); its protein translation is MASTQPQNQIPAATLKARSNSIVVPKMADAKVEHAVTAPAPAAPAESTDANVWTTERQLVSSLAKLQKLESMIHDLRTLLPERLLEPLVPIVNPQVPASGSKALPKSPQMLYEQLSSTARAGVAEVQSFQDLWRSPELKEIWDHVDAKIQEGNGVLLQPSGMWERDYGVLLEGIEKEEDARGEEARRAQEDSERAQVDGDWRRVVEGFVGRGVPGVRVVGAKERDAVLVVLVKAGMAFEVQSRDGEEGLKWVVSSKVAPGKPVSKLEAAVVDCLNSRQRQWDLAFVLDMIISYTTIKQTPCAKCTKMTDSTAQLPTIRRQSPPPQSTWEAFHPACL
- a CDS encoding uncharacterized protein (COG:S;~EggNog:ENOG410PYP3;~SECRETED:SignalP(1-18)) codes for the protein MKLLTSLTTTLLATAATASPLISRASSDEAITTKKFHLKTTASDASAHNNLYVYAYHTGAGLNDAVLSANADDASKAFVNGTNVQFDLGTPFPWGVNMVGATNYGAWQPVQINTGYGTSGFELDNAHLKWSEQNGFGGWLVCDWVHNAPQLFYLYEPIKADVPSSCSKVELQAVYL
- a CDS encoding uncharacterized protein (COG:S;~EggNog:ENOG410PPT6;~SECRETED:SignalP(1-19);~TransMembrane:1 (n3-14c19/20o254-276i)); amino-acid sequence: MRFFVFFSVLCMLLGVVASYQGDSGEIARRDDTTTAEAVTGDAASTTEASATATDSDTASATESATEPASESDITGTNTNTNTASATGTASKTQSSSSSTSIDPRMGAGGISMLTPTQGATSYYKIGEKVTFAWNYTSLAVTPSAINVVASCSMNDATYTISNNMSVAETGKVTWDTGKYQANATVPLLTATYTLIVYDVDAEIGDTASAGHLSSQNQFSFGMYVPQAYTPLNEYKCATCNGALPELDGHAVRFAMGMVTLTVLSFTWFAGGYGVFAV